The DNA segment GGGACTTGAACCTACCACTAAAAGCCCTATTGAACTCAACGATGCTGATCCTGAAAAAGGACTTGCTCCTGCTCGCAAGCGTCTTGAAGAAGAAGGTCTTCCTGTTACTGACGAAAATGTTTTCATCGTTGCAACTTGTAAGGACAAAGGAATCACCTACCTTAAAGGTGATGCCCGCGTAGGTGTCCGTTATAAGAAAGATGTTGAAGCTGAACAGGTTGCTAAGCTTACCGGAAAAACTGCTTCTGCAAGTGGATCCGGTTCAGGAACTGTGGATGTTTCAGTTAATGGCTTGTCCTATACTGTTACTGTCGACGGCGACACAGCAACTCTGAATGGTAAATCTTTCAGGATCGGTTCCGGAGATGGAACTTCTGCCGCGGCAGCTTCCGGTGCTCCAGTCGGCGGCGTAACTGAACCTATTGCAGCCCCCATGCCCGGACTTATTGTCCGTCTGGCAGTTAATCCGGGTACTGTTGTTCAGGAAGGTCAGACTTTGCTGATTATGGAAGCTATGAAGATGGAAATGGAAGTTAAGGCTCACAGGCCCGGAACATTGGTCTCTTTCGCGGTTACCGCCGGTGATCAAGTTCAGCAGGGACAGCCTCTAGCTCAGATGACCATCTAGCCGGACACTTAAAGGCAAAAGGAGATCCCAATGCAAGAAATGGTGTTCAGTTGGCAGCATGTGGTAAATGGTGACGGAGTCGCTCTTTCCATAACTGGTATGAGTATTGTGTTTGTAGCTTTGATGCTGGTGAGTCTTTATATCGCTATGCTTCCAAGGCTGGCTGGATTCTTTAATAAGATTATTCCGCCTGCAGCTCATCACTGCGGGGTGGAGGCTCCACCTCCTTCGGGACCGGCTGAAGCTGAAATAGTCGCAGCTGCAGTTGCATATCTGCATAAAAATAAGAGCTAGACGGACGTCATGGATATACTTCTTCATTTTCTAAGTACAACGGGCTTTGCGGAAATGACTCCGGGCAATTTCATAATGATTGTCATCGGGATTGTTTTCATCGCCCTTGCAATTATAAAGGACTATGAGCCACTTTTGCTCCTTCCTATCGGATTCGGAGCAATTATAGGTAATATCCCGTCTATCGCGGGTATGCCTCTCAGCGTTTATGACGAAGGGAGTGTGCTCTCTTATCTATACTTCGGGGTCAGCAAAGGTGTTTTTCCTCCGCTGATATTTCTTGGAATCGGAGCTATGACCGACTTTTCGTGCATGCTCTCCAACCCAAAGTTAATCCTTCTAGGTGCGGCGGCTCAGATGGGTATATTTATTACCCTTGTCGGAGCGCTATACCTAGGCTTCAGTCCGGCTGAAGCTGGTGCTATCGGAATTATCGGCGGGGCTGACGGTCCTACTGCGATATTCCTTGCGTCCAAGCTGGCGCCGCATCTGCTGGGAGCTATCGCCATTGCGGCTTATTCGTACATGGCACTTGTTCCCGTTATTCAGCCTCCGATTATGAAACTGCTTACAACTAAAAAAGAACGTTTGATCCGTATGTCTTCTCCAAGACAGGTTACTACACGCGAGAAAATTCTTTTTCCTGTCGGAGCATTTATCATCACGGCGTTAATCGCGCCCGGTTCGATTGCTTTAGTAGGGATGCTTTTCTTCGGTAACCTTTTGAAGGAATCCGGCGTAACTGAACGTCTGGCTGAAACAGCACGTACTTCGCTCATCGACTCTGTTACTATCCTTTTGGGTGTATCAGTCGGAGCTTCAACTCAGGCTCAGACTTTTCTGACTCCTGACAGCTTGCTGATTTTCGGTCTTGGTGCAGCTTCCTTCTGCGTAGCTACTGCCAGTGGATTACTCTTTGCTAAGCTTATGAATCTTTTCCTTAAAGATAAGATCAACCCTCTGGTCGGAGCTGCCGGTGTATCGGCTGTTCCTGACTCTGCGCGAGTTGTGCAGATGGTTGCCCGCAAAGATGATCCGCACAACTTCCTGCTGATGCATGCCATGGCTCCGAATGTAGCTGGTGTACTCGGTTCTGCGGTTGCGGCAGGTGTTCTCTGGTCTGTACTCGGATTATAGGGAAAAGATCATGAAAGTCGTTACAAATCGAGCGAGAATTAAAAAGCTTAAGCGAGTTTTAAAAAGTAATAAACTCGGCCTGACGACAACCATGCCGGTGAAAAAAGTAAACTTTGTTCATTAATGAAAAAAAAGCGCACTCTCGAAATGAGAATGCGCTTTTTTTTTCGTATTAAATCAAATTATACTGTTTTATTGAAGTATTTGGGTGACCACTCTTAAGTACATTCGTTAGGTTTGTTCAGTTCTTCACAATATTTTGGGAGAGGGCTGTTAAGTAGAGTGGATTTTTCTGGGGAATAGGGTTAGGGCGGTTCTTAACATTTAGTCAGTCTTATATTTTCATTGGAGGAGTAAACAGTGGCTAGTCAATCTACCTATGAGTTCTATAAAAGTGATCTTTCTAAAATACCGCCTTTACGGGCTATTGCGGAAACTCTCATTAATGATAAAAGAGTAAGAAAAATAAATGCTGCCGATGCATACGCACTTGCTAAGACGCAGTGGGATGTCATGGATACTGATCAGGAGATCTATCCTAAGGCTGCAAAACGGTTAGGTCTGCCGGAAGGCGCCACTGTTTTAAACAACTGTCATGGTAAGATCGTAGGTCGTACAGGTCAGGCACGCAGATTCTATAATAATCTGAATGGACCGGATCAGCGTAAAGTGCTTGGCGACCTTAGAGAAGCTATCTCTGACATGCAGCAGCGTCCTTTGATCAAAGCTGAAGCTATTATCGGTCTTGATAAAGATCTCATGATCAGGGCTACCATCGTTGGCGGCGAAGATGATGCTGCAAATATTTTTAATTGGCTCGTCAACTTTACTCCTTATGAAGAGTTGGCAGCAGAGTATGAAAAAAGCGCGAAACTGCCCATTCAGGATATCATCATTATCGGTGATAATCTTTGGCGCAACGAAGATTCTTTTTATCATAATCAGGGATTCCCTCAGCTCGCACTTGTCGATGAAGAATGCAATGTCATCTACAATTTCGGCATGCGCTACTTCGGTGAACGCAAAAAAGGAACTTTGACTCTTGCATGGACTTCCGGCATTCGCGTAGGCATGGCAGCATGTCATGGTGGAATCAAGGAATTTGATTTCTCCGGCTGTGCTGATGAAAATGCAAAGAAAATTGGACAGCGCTCCATCGCTTTCTTCGGACTTTCCGGAACAGGAAAGTCTTCTCATACAAATTCCCACGATAACGGCGGCACTCTTCCTGAAGGATTTTCCAAGAAAGTTCTGCACGATGATGCTTTTCAGATTGATACGGCTAACCGTGTTTGCCGGGTATGGGAACCTACTTTATTTGATAAGACAGATTCAAGGCCGGTTGGTCATCCCGACTGGGAATATATGGTTTCAGTGATGAACCATGCAACTCTTGAAGTTGACGGAAAAGTTCTGCCTGTCGGGCAGGATCTCCGTAACCCGAACGGGCGCGCTTTGATTGATCGTGATGTTTTGGGTGAATATGTCAATCGTTGTAAATTCCCTGAAGTTTTGTGCTGGCTTATGAAGGACACATGTCTGCCTCCGGTTATTCGTTTCACAGATACATATCTCGCAGTTGCAATGGGCGCAGCCCTTATGACAAAGCGTAATCTTGCTGAAAACGTTTCCGAAGAAGAACTTAAGAAGCTTGTTTTTGTTCCTTATGCCAACCCGTTCAGGGTCTATGAGCTTTGGAAAGATGTTGAAGCTTTTGCAGGTGTTTTTGACTGCGGCGCAACCGGATACAGCTTTAACTCAATAGGTTTCTGGAATTCTTCCGATTCCGATCTGCATGCGATTCCATTACAGACATCATTGACTTTGCAGTCTTCAATTCTTCTGGATAAACTGGAATGGGAAGACTGGGATCTTCTGCCCGGTGCACAGCTGCCGAAGCGTAATTGTATGGAAAGAATTCTTCCCGGATTTTATGATACATATAATCCTAAGAATGCTGAAAATAATGATGATTATATTCAGACTCTCAAAGATAGATTTGCTCAGCGCAGACACTTCCTTGAGCAGACTGCTGATCTTAACTGTAAGCCTGAAATTCTTGCAAAACTTACCAAGGTTCTCAGAATAAAAGATTAATCGTAAGTCTCGCTTTGAAGTGCTTGCTGGAATAGTTAATAGTAAAGCCCCGATGAAAATTTCATCGGGGCTTTTTTAGTTTGGTCAGGTCGAAGATTTGAAGATTAGCAAAAAGGCTAGAAGCGCTTGAAATCTGAATTCGAATTCTTTTCAGTTTCTAACTCGAGAGAAAGGGCAGGTGAAACCGATCCTGTGTTTTCTGACAGCTGAAAAAAACCGACTGCGTTTGTTAAACTTTCAGCCTGTATCAGTAGTTCTTCTGAGGATGCGCTTACTTCCTCTGATGTAGATGCGCTATTTTGGACAGCGACATCGAATTGCTGAAGGGCGCTATTGATTTGTTCAGCTCCTGAATTCTGTTCAGCACTTGAAGCCGTAATTTCTTGAACCAGTTCTGCTGTTTTCTGAATGTCCGGCACAATTGCTTTAAGCATGTTACCCGCAGTTTCAGCTATTTCAACACTGGAAGTGGATAGTTCACCTATTTCTCCAGCAGCCTGACCGCTTCTTTCAGCTAATTTGCGAACTTCCGCAGCAACGACTGCAAACCCTTTGCCATGCTCTCCGGCTCGCGCTGCTTCAATAGCCGCATTCAAAGCTAACAGGTTAGTTTGTCGTGCAATTTCTTCTACAACGGAAATTCGTGTAGCTATTTTATGCATTGCCTCAACAGTCTGGATGACAGCTTCTCCACTTTTGGCAGCTTCCAATGCGGCTTTACGAGACATTTCGTCCGTCTTTTTTGCATTCTCTGCGTTATGAGCAATTCCGGATACCATTTCTTCCATGGATGCAGATATTTCTTCCATAGAAGAAGCTTGTTCCGATGCATCTTGAGACATGATTTGTGAAGTAGAACTTAATTCATTACTGCCGGATTCCACGTATGACGAGGCCATCTGAACTTCACGAACAACATCTGAAATTCGTTTAACCATGTCATTAGTAGCCGATGAAAGTTCAGCTATTTCATCCTGCCCTTTAACTTCAGCACTAATGGAAAGATCACCTCCGGCAATCTTTTTGAAGAGTGCAAGCAAATTTGAAAGTGGGTATATAATGATTCTGTCAGTCACTAATATGATGATTATGGACAGGACTAATATGGATCCAAGTCCGAGCCATAATAGAGTCCATGCCATGGTTGTGCTGGCCTGAAAAATGTCATTATGAGTTACAGTTGCGATTATATACCAGCCGGTTTTTGAATCTTTCTGCCAACTCATACGTTTTTCAATTCCTTCATAAGAATAGTCAATTGAACCCGTTGTATTCGCTAGTATCTCTTTACCCCAGCTGAAATCTTTTATGCTAGATTTCATAAGTGTTTTGGTATTTGGATGGCCTATTATAAGGCCGTCGGAGTTTGTTAAAAACAGGTAACCCTGTTCTCCTATTCTGGCCCCTTTCAGATATTGATTGTTGTAAACTGAAATTTTGAGAGTCATACCGATAATTCCGATTAATTTACCTGAATTCATAACGGGGAAGGTCAGCAGACATATTGGGCTTTTGTTCTCGCCTTCATATGCATCTCCCATGAAAATTTTATTTTGTCCGGCTTTATCAATGTTCATGCGGCCATTATGGATTGAGTTTATATTAGAGCCAACTAATGTACTTTGCCCTCCATCAGCTTTAATTGTTCCGTCAGGGGTCATAAGGAATACGTTTTCGTAGAAAGGGGACTCTTTTAAGTAATGATGTAGAGATGTGGTTACATCTTCGAAGTTGTCTGTAGTCAAAGCAGCATCAATTTCAGGGAGTGTCTTTAAAATTTTACCGTCTCTAATCCTGTCATTGTACCAGAAATCTAGAGTTGATGCCGCTTTATCACGTGTGTTTATCATAGCTGCGGTAAGTTCTTTTTCAAGACTCCCTGCCCCGGAGGAGTAAGCCACCCACGATAATATCCCGATTGTCAGAGCTACCATCGGGATAATGGTAAAAATAAATTTTGCTTTTAAGTTAAGTCTCATACTCTTACTTCCTTATCAGTTGGGATGGTTAGTGAAGGCTTATTAACTTGTATGATCACTGTTGAAACGAGTTTGTCCACTGTAAAAGATATTGCAAATTACACCAATCCTTTTAACTTGGGCACGCTCTACTGTTACTTAAATTATATTGACCTGTAACATATATCTTATAATTGTCGCGGGTCAAAAATAATTCTTTAGTTATTTGTATTATTGCTATTTCATGAATAGATTAGTGAGTGATTGCTGATTTAGTCACATTCAAAATAAATAAATATTTAATATTTAAATTGTAATTAATTCAGGAGAGTGAAGTAAAAGAGGTGTTAGTTTTTAGCTGCTTGCAGGTATACTTGTTTAAGGAGTGGATCGGAAATGGCTTCAGCCCAGTGCAGGTAAATACTTTTCATGAAATTTTTTCTAATTACGGGATTTGCCGCTAATCGAGTGGACACTGCTTTATTTACATCCATGCCTGATATTACAGCTTGAAGGGTTTCAGCTCTGTGAATAATGCGGTGGGATGATTCAATAAGTTCATTCCCCTGTCTGGCTATTTTCTCACGCAATTCTTTATTTGCCAATAATTGCTCGAGTTTGGATACAAGGTCTGCCGCATTGCCCGCTTCATATGTAATAAGGTGAACTCCGTCTGTAAATATATCGTTTAGACCATGTTCAATATAGGGGGTAAGCAGGCAGGAGCCACACGCCAGAGCTTCAAATACTCTGAAATTGAGATCTCCGCGCTCGGCAATGTTCAGTACCACTCTGGCTTTGGGGAAGAGTTTGCGATACTCGCCCTGCGTAATGTGAAGTCCGGGAACAAGTTTTGCCACTTCATCCAGAAATTTCATGCGTTCAGGAGTCAAGTCCGGGTCTACTTTACCTACAAAAAGCAAATCCCATTCTTTCTCCATTGTGAGCGGAACATCATTATCCATCACAACCGGGGGAAACCATAAAAGACGGGAGTCGGGCAGGCGGGGTGTGAATCTATTCAGGTGATCTTTCAAGCTGACAAGGCAGATATCAAACCCTTGTGCGTAAAGCGGGTACCAGCTGTGAATATGGGTATCTATGCAGTAGAATATTGTCAGGCATGGGAAAGATTCAACTCCGGCTAAAGGCGGAGCTATGCTTCGGTCTGCGTAAACCACCATGTCTGGGATGCATCCAGATTTTTCGACAATGTCTTTCCATGTAAAGACCTGCTGGCCGCGGATTGGGATGTGGATTGTTTTATAACCCAGCTGATCCATTCCCGTGCGGAAAAATGTGTTGCCGATCCATGCGATTATTTTGGTGTTTTCTTTGATCACAAGTGGGAACGTATCAATTTATGGGAGTATGATAAAGCAGGTACTTTCGTTTTTTTTAAAATTTGATAATTGAGAGAATTGAAAAGGGTTTAGTGACTTATCATCATTTTGCGAAGAGCCGGCTCGTCAAAATCTAACTCAGGCGTAAAACGCAGTCCGACAAGAGATTCTTCTTTCCAAACCGCGACAGCCTTTTGACTGCTCAGGAATCCTATACGGTCATTGAATATGCACCCACGGATAAAAACTTCAGTATTCAAGTCCAACTTGGTGAGGTCTTCCTCTGAGTTAAGTTTGAGCTTCATGCCGCATGGTGAAATGTTTAAAATAGTGATGTCCAGATCAGAGCTGCATGATGATGTTGCAATATCACATTGCCTGAAAAACCCATCAATATTATTAAGGTCTATTCGAGTTGAGTCGCGTCTTTCATTAAAATTATTCATTTTTATTCTCCTCCCTGATTCCAAATCTATTGTAATTAATGTTTGAAGTGTATTATTTTTAAATTTCATATGGTAAAGCTCTTTCAATCCTTGGCTAAAGGAGATAAAGCAGGTAAGTAGTCATAATACAGTTAACATTGCGTGTGTTTATAATGCAGCTAAGCCGAGATTGCAAGGTTGCTTAATTTTTATTTTTCTCTAGGAGTCCGGGGTGCAGAAGTTATTGGCGGTTTTTATTTTGATTGGGATGATGCTTTCAGGTTGCGTCTATGTTGATATGAATGTGGATAATAGGCCTGAACCGGGTTTTGATATGAGTACAGTTCACACGTTTGCGTATAAAAAATCCAATGATTCCAAAGGTGATCTTGAGGCTGTATTGCTTAAAGCCGCACGGTTCGAGTTAGAAGCAAAGGGATTTGTTTATGATGTGAATTCTCCTGATTTTCTTGTGATTGTTAATTTTAGTTCCAAAGCTGTGATGGAGAGAGGAGTTACATAT comes from the Maridesulfovibrio ferrireducens genome and includes:
- a CDS encoding OadG family protein, with amino-acid sequence MQEMVFSWQHVVNGDGVALSITGMSIVFVALMLVSLYIAMLPRLAGFFNKIIPPAAHHCGVEAPPPSGPAEAEIVAAAVAYLHKNKS
- a CDS encoding pilus assembly protein PilZ, coding for MNNFNERRDSTRIDLNNIDGFFRQCDIATSSCSSDLDITILNISPCGMKLKLNSEEDLTKLDLNTEVFIRGCIFNDRIGFLSSQKAVAVWKEESLVGLRFTPELDFDEPALRKMMISH
- a CDS encoding sodium ion-translocating decarboxylase subunit beta, with product MDILLHFLSTTGFAEMTPGNFIMIVIGIVFIALAIIKDYEPLLLLPIGFGAIIGNIPSIAGMPLSVYDEGSVLSYLYFGVSKGVFPPLIFLGIGAMTDFSCMLSNPKLILLGAAAQMGIFITLVGALYLGFSPAEAGAIGIIGGADGPTAIFLASKLAPHLLGAIAIAAYSYMALVPVIQPPIMKLLTTKKERLIRMSSPRQVTTREKILFPVGAFIITALIAPGSIALVGMLFFGNLLKESGVTERLAETARTSLIDSVTILLGVSVGASTQAQTFLTPDSLLIFGLGAASFCVATASGLLFAKLMNLFLKDKINPLVGAAGVSAVPDSARVVQMVARKDDPHNFLLMHAMAPNVAGVLGSAVAAGVLWSVLGL
- a CDS encoding phosphoenolpyruvate carboxykinase (ATP); this encodes MASQSTYEFYKSDLSKIPPLRAIAETLINDKRVRKINAADAYALAKTQWDVMDTDQEIYPKAAKRLGLPEGATVLNNCHGKIVGRTGQARRFYNNLNGPDQRKVLGDLREAISDMQQRPLIKAEAIIGLDKDLMIRATIVGGEDDAANIFNWLVNFTPYEELAAEYEKSAKLPIQDIIIIGDNLWRNEDSFYHNQGFPQLALVDEECNVIYNFGMRYFGERKKGTLTLAWTSGIRVGMAACHGGIKEFDFSGCADENAKKIGQRSIAFFGLSGTGKSSHTNSHDNGGTLPEGFSKKVLHDDAFQIDTANRVCRVWEPTLFDKTDSRPVGHPDWEYMVSVMNHATLEVDGKVLPVGQDLRNPNGRALIDRDVLGEYVNRCKFPEVLCWLMKDTCLPPVIRFTDTYLAVAMGAALMTKRNLAENVSEEELKKLVFVPYANPFRVYELWKDVEAFAGVFDCGATGYSFNSIGFWNSSDSDLHAIPLQTSLTLQSSILLDKLEWEDWDLLPGAQLPKRNCMERILPGFYDTYNPKNAENNDDYIQTLKDRFAQRRHFLEQTADLNCKPEILAKLTKVLRIKD
- a CDS encoding DUF4136 domain-containing protein, which translates into the protein MQKLLAVFILIGMMLSGCVYVDMNVDNRPEPGFDMSTVHTFAYKKSNDSKGDLEAVLLKAARFELEAKGFVYDVNSPDFLVIVNFSSKAVMERGVTYKRDSYNYDYLSNSYTDIGVVKASDADRNDNIVRLYMVTPENEGLKTFLWRGSAASQGQEGVDVFGKCLVKGALMKFPVASGSFREKLRFGTCE
- a CDS encoding methyl-accepting chemotaxis protein, translating into MRLNLKAKFIFTIIPMVALTIGILSWVAYSSGAGSLEKELTAAMINTRDKAASTLDFWYNDRIRDGKILKTLPEIDAALTTDNFEDVTTSLHHYLKESPFYENVFLMTPDGTIKADGGQSTLVGSNINSIHNGRMNIDKAGQNKIFMGDAYEGENKSPICLLTFPVMNSGKLIGIIGMTLKISVYNNQYLKGARIGEQGYLFLTNSDGLIIGHPNTKTLMKSSIKDFSWGKEILANTTGSIDYSYEGIEKRMSWQKDSKTGWYIIATVTHNDIFQASTTMAWTLLWLGLGSILVLSIIIILVTDRIIIYPLSNLLALFKKIAGGDLSISAEVKGQDEIAELSSATNDMVKRISDVVREVQMASSYVESGSNELSSTSQIMSQDASEQASSMEEISASMEEMVSGIAHNAENAKKTDEMSRKAALEAAKSGEAVIQTVEAMHKIATRISVVEEIARQTNLLALNAAIEAARAGEHGKGFAVVAAEVRKLAERSGQAAGEIGELSTSSVEIAETAGNMLKAIVPDIQKTAELVQEITASSAEQNSGAEQINSALQQFDVAVQNSASTSEEVSASSEELLIQAESLTNAVGFFQLSENTGSVSPALSLELETEKNSNSDFKRF
- a CDS encoding glycosyltransferase, coding for MIKENTKIIAWIGNTFFRTGMDQLGYKTIHIPIRGQQVFTWKDIVEKSGCIPDMVVYADRSIAPPLAGVESFPCLTIFYCIDTHIHSWYPLYAQGFDICLVSLKDHLNRFTPRLPDSRLLWFPPVVMDNDVPLTMEKEWDLLFVGKVDPDLTPERMKFLDEVAKLVPGLHITQGEYRKLFPKARVVLNIAERGDLNFRVFEALACGSCLLTPYIEHGLNDIFTDGVHLITYEAGNAADLVSKLEQLLANKELREKIARQGNELIESSHRIIHRAETLQAVISGMDVNKAVSTRLAANPVIRKNFMKSIYLHWAEAISDPLLKQVYLQAAKN